From a region of the Mycoplasma miroungigenitalium genome:
- a CDS encoding ABC transporter ATP-binding protein yields the protein MNKTQNTRNVIELKEVVKEFGDKVVLENINLKIKKGEFVTLLGPSGSGKTTILRLIAGFERATRGEIKFNDRDIKDLPPHKRDLSTIFQDYALFPHLNVEGNIKYGLSLKRIPKDTINPKHEALLEQKIKVWDKKAKQEMAKLDSLQKKYESEMQKLKTNSLPYKRRRKWLDRSDFNYSYWENYVDMKKENFEKAYLTRKISKEEMNAEVAKIVELVGLKGSETKAINELSGGMKQRVALARSLVIEPTILLLDEPLSALDAKIREKMQKLLRSLQQSLGITFIFVTHDQDEALELSDRIAIMRDGVIEQYDTPKQIYDYPVNKWVANFVGDSNIYSAKFNEDATVTFMDKTFKTVHDEDEFEQNSQVDVLIRPEDVDIMYADETRKKTGIIGKIEEMSYRGSYYYLKVVFKNGYHIFVETAKKFEEGAKVSISWTIDSIHIMAKDPKWDYSNDEF from the coding sequence ATGAATAAAACACAAAACACTCGAAATGTTATTGAATTAAAAGAAGTTGTTAAAGAATTCGGTGACAAAGTAGTTTTAGAAAATATTAACTTAAAAATTAAAAAAGGTGAGTTTGTTACCTTGCTAGGACCATCAGGTTCAGGAAAAACAACAATTTTGAGACTTATTGCTGGTTTTGAAAGAGCAACTCGTGGAGAAATCAAATTTAATGATAGAGATATTAAAGATTTACCGCCTCACAAAAGAGATTTATCAACCATTTTCCAAGATTACGCTCTTTTCCCACATTTAAATGTTGAGGGAAATATTAAATATGGTTTATCTTTAAAAAGAATTCCTAAAGATACCATTAACCCAAAACATGAAGCTTTATTAGAGCAAAAAATTAAAGTATGAGATAAAAAAGCTAAACAAGAAATGGCTAAACTAGATTCATTGCAAAAGAAATATGAATCAGAAATGCAAAAATTAAAAACTAACTCTCTTCCTTACAAAAGAAGAAGAAAATGATTAGACCGCTCAGATTTCAACTATTCATATTGAGAAAATTATGTTGATATGAAAAAAGAAAACTTTGAAAAAGCATACTTAACAAGAAAAATTTCAAAAGAAGAAATGAATGCTGAAGTTGCAAAAATTGTGGAATTAGTGGGATTAAAAGGTTCAGAAACTAAAGCGATTAATGAACTATCAGGCGGTATGAAACAACGTGTTGCCCTTGCTAGATCTTTAGTTATTGAACCAACTATTTTGCTTTTAGACGAACCACTAAGTGCACTAGACGCCAAAATTAGAGAAAAAATGCAAAAACTTTTAAGAAGCCTACAACAAAGTTTAGGAATTACATTTATTTTCGTAACTCACGATCAAGATGAAGCATTAGAACTATCAGATCGTATTGCCATCATGAGAGACGGTGTTATTGAACAATATGACACTCCGAAACAAATTTATGACTATCCAGTTAATAAATGAGTAGCAAATTTTGTTGGGGACTCAAATATTTATAGTGCAAAATTCAATGAAGATGCTACAGTAACATTCATGGATAAAACTTTTAAAACCGTTCATGACGAAGATGAATTTGAACAAAATTCGCAAGTAGATGTTTTAATTAGACCAGAAGACGTTGACATTATGTACGCTGATGAAACTAGAAAAAAAACAGGTATTATCGGTAAAATTGAAGAAATGTCATATCGTGGCAGTTATTACTATTTAAAAGTGGTTTTTAAAAATGGTTACCATATTTTTGTAGAAACTGCGAAGAAATTTGAAGAGGGAGCAAAAGTTTCAATTAGTTGAACAATTGACTCAATTCATATCATGGCAAAAGATCCTAAGTGAGATTATTCAAATGATGAATTCTAA
- a CDS encoding M3 family oligoendopeptidase, translating into MKQYKNLKEVDKKYCFDLDSLLEGKTIEQLFEKYTELMKYFIDTKDSKYDNIEAFIENLNNREEVGILTNRIHNYISNNSNRELTNGYFTELSNKWDLINHEIAQKMGSETVRFYKNIDKIKSWINDERLKTHKKSLVEIIEEYDHKLDDSVEEYIIKKEKSSPSFEGVFDLITDAEMDYGFPLDSKGKKHKLSPAVRLQYLKSNDSVLRKNTAINWQNALYRHKDSLANLLFQQFNTIATEANIRGYKNSVYMLTKEDKVDDELLQSLFERVSGLKNVISKKNKWFKKFYEAKFNEKFRPKYDSFRELANVKSNYTVEEMKQTVFEALKPFGKEYSSMIQKAYDENWIDFMTIDNKVSGAYSIGSTYGLNKKYILMNFDGDLGSVETLAHELGHSMHSYFSDKNNDINNSDYPIFLAEIASIFNELMLYDYLLKTSKNDLFKFKIIQSMIDGFIGTVHRQTLWANYEYNLYSAIEKGEVGPSYESIAKIYYENSLKYSTKKPKFDKKDQIGSVIVPHYYYGFYVYKYAIGQLVANFFYTKYKNEGEKFLQSYISNFLSAGGSDYPLNILANVGVDLKSDEFYQIGFKYFEELVEEYINLGKKIFKISK; encoded by the coding sequence ATGAAACAATACAAAAATTTAAAAGAAGTGGACAAAAAATATTGCTTCGATCTTGATAGTTTGCTAGAGGGAAAAACTATTGAACAACTATTCGAAAAATATACCGAATTAATGAAATATTTCATTGATACTAAAGATTCAAAATACGACAATATCGAAGCCTTTATTGAAAATTTGAACAATCGTGAAGAAGTTGGAATATTAACCAACAGAATTCACAATTACATATCAAATAACTCAAATAGAGAGCTGACAAATGGTTATTTTACTGAATTAAGTAACAAATGAGATTTGATCAACCATGAAATTGCACAAAAAATGGGTTCAGAAACTGTAAGATTTTATAAAAACATCGATAAGATAAAATCTTGAATCAACGACGAAAGACTTAAAACTCATAAAAAGTCTTTGGTTGAAATAATTGAAGAATACGATCATAAATTAGATGACTCAGTTGAAGAATATATCATTAAAAAAGAAAAATCATCACCATCGTTTGAAGGTGTTTTTGACTTAATAACCGATGCTGAAATGGACTATGGATTCCCTCTTGATTCAAAAGGAAAAAAACACAAATTAAGTCCTGCAGTAAGATTACAATATCTGAAATCTAACGATTCCGTTTTGAGAAAAAATACTGCCATTAATTGACAAAATGCCTTATATAGACATAAAGATTCCTTGGCTAATCTTTTATTCCAACAATTCAATACAATTGCAACAGAAGCAAATATCAGAGGTTACAAAAATTCAGTTTATATGTTAACAAAAGAAGATAAAGTTGATGACGAATTATTGCAATCCCTTTTTGAAAGAGTTAGCGGACTAAAAAATGTTATTTCTAAAAAGAACAAATGATTTAAAAAGTTTTATGAAGCTAAATTCAATGAAAAATTTCGCCCAAAATATGACTCATTCAGGGAATTAGCCAACGTTAAGTCCAACTACACGGTTGAAGAAATGAAACAAACTGTTTTTGAAGCTTTGAAACCTTTTGGAAAAGAATATTCCTCTATGATTCAAAAGGCATACGATGAAAACTGAATAGATTTTATGACTATAGATAACAAAGTATCGGGAGCATATTCTATCGGTTCCACATATGGATTGAATAAAAAGTATATATTAATGAATTTTGATGGAGATTTAGGTTCTGTAGAAACATTAGCTCATGAACTGGGTCACTCAATGCATTCATACTTCAGTGATAAAAATAATGACATAAACAATTCTGACTACCCTATATTTTTAGCTGAAATAGCCTCAATTTTCAATGAATTGATGCTGTATGACTACTTATTAAAAACTTCTAAGAATGATTTATTTAAGTTCAAAATAATACAAAGCATGATTGATGGCTTTATCGGAACCGTACACAGACAAACACTTTGAGCAAATTATGAATACAATTTATACTCCGCAATCGAAAAAGGCGAAGTTGGTCCAAGTTATGAATCAATAGCAAAAATTTATTATGAAAATTCATTAAAATATTCAACAAAAAAACCTAAATTTGACAAGAAAGATCAAATAGGTTCTGTTATAGTTCCTCATTATTACTATGGTTTTTATGTATATAAATACGCAATCGGACAATTAGTAGCAAACTTTTTCTATACGAAATATAAAAATGAGGGCGAAAAGTTCTTACAATCATACATCAGCAATTTCTTATCAGCAGGCGGAAGTGATTATCCATTAAATATATTAGCTAACGTAGGCGTTGATTTAAAAAGCGATGAGTTTTATCAAATAGGTTTCAAATACTTTGAAGAATTAGTTGAGGAGTATATAAACCTAGGTAAAAAAATATTCAAAATTTCCAAATAA
- a CDS encoding spermidine/putrescine ABC transporter substrate-binding protein, which produces MKTKTISLIKKISLGVGATAIGAAMIAGVTYKFKKPFKPTFYNYKSYMSDDAVAIISEKYDFKQFETLNEFTKAILTKKAIGGIGSDAQAVQLIRRDKLKEIDYLKLFGDQTPAWALNKTFDQYKLSDEYRKFQKSLYTDQVWEHLASYDNTLLTDFDGKDWKDGVKRHLYNYFIPYFSQDMVVAYNPTKVDKNLKNFDLSTPEGRKKLYETDQKILNSLYNSGFNKDKSIDKKETRFIDVLKSLRANGYNRWEITDAVRDNMIYGSAYEYDNEKEYFDNNISGNASTVEVPDLYKSLIDNFSKLIQDGTGYSLTDSNVQLLGDGQLLLTNLINDQSNIQAGIIYNGDATDAYFSTDNIETVADGTIRFIRPKSNLLLVDGLVLAQSDLVDEKTYDQLLNTAKKAFLGGLNQLDWSTLPTETVEKFSAWTNFDYVSYTPAFKAQYNYALENKFSDLDDYEQFYAKQLYEIKGNYDIKDPVTNKVLYSYNVVHKAIVPTDQKTQTNLTTYWNQKTKK; this is translated from the coding sequence ATGAAAACTAAAACAATATCATTAATTAAAAAAATAAGTTTAGGCGTTGGAGCAACAGCAATAGGTGCGGCAATGATTGCTGGTGTGACATATAAATTTAAAAAACCATTTAAACCTACATTTTACAATTATAAATCGTATATGTCAGATGATGCCGTAGCAATAATCAGCGAAAAATACGATTTTAAACAATTTGAGACACTTAACGAATTCACTAAGGCAATTTTAACTAAAAAAGCTATCGGTGGAATTGGTTCAGATGCACAAGCAGTTCAATTGATTAGACGAGATAAACTAAAAGAGATAGATTATTTAAAATTGTTTGGGGATCAAACACCAGCTTGGGCATTAAACAAAACATTTGACCAGTATAAATTGAGTGATGAATATCGCAAATTTCAAAAGAGTTTATATACAGATCAAGTTTGAGAACATTTAGCGTCATATGATAATACATTGCTGACAGATTTTGACGGAAAGGATTGAAAAGACGGAGTAAAACGTCATTTATACAATTATTTTATTCCTTATTTCAGCCAAGATATGGTTGTTGCATATAACCCAACAAAAGTTGATAAGAATTTAAAGAATTTTGACTTGTCAACTCCTGAAGGTCGCAAAAAACTTTACGAAACAGACCAAAAAATCCTTAATTCTTTATACAATTCTGGATTTAACAAAGATAAGAGCATCGATAAAAAAGAAACAAGATTTATTGATGTTTTGAAATCATTAAGAGCTAACGGCTATAACCGTTGAGAAATTACCGATGCTGTTAGAGATAATATGATTTATGGTTCTGCCTATGAATATGATAATGAAAAAGAATACTTTGACAATAATATTTCAGGTAATGCAAGTACTGTTGAAGTTCCTGATTTATATAAATCTTTAATTGATAATTTTTCAAAATTAATTCAAGATGGTACTGGATATTCTTTAACAGATTCTAATGTTCAGTTATTAGGCGATGGTCAGTTGCTTTTAACTAATTTAATCAATGACCAGTCAAATATTCAAGCAGGAATTATCTATAATGGCGACGCAACAGATGCATATTTTTCAACCGATAATATCGAAACAGTTGCTGATGGAACTATTAGATTTATTAGACCAAAATCAAACTTATTACTAGTTGATGGTTTAGTGTTAGCACAAAGTGATTTAGTAGATGAAAAGACCTACGATCAACTTCTTAACACTGCGAAGAAAGCTTTTTTAGGTGGTTTAAATCAGCTTGATTGATCAACGCTGCCAACAGAAACAGTTGAAAAATTTAGTGCTTGAACAAACTTTGACTATGTTTCTTATACTCCGGCATTTAAAGCACAATATAACTATGCACTAGAAAATAAGTTTTCAGACCTAGATGATTATGAACAATTTTATGCTAAACAATTGTATGAAATTAAGGGTAATTACGATATAAAAGACCCAGTAACAAATAAAGTGTTATATTCTTATAATGTTGTGCATAAAGCTATTGTTCCAACAGATCAAAAAACACAAACCAACCTAACAACATACTGAAATCAAAAAACTAAAAAGTAA
- a CDS encoding ABC transporter permease has product MSKFTEFLKKSYIYIILALTYIPLCFAAIFSFNKPSDKGYLSSKWNTFSAEAWTTFFDGGRDVALINSVIIAIFTAVLVISISLVTVFALWRQKNKNYERVIKSVNNIPLINPDNITAIGLVLVFSFFFGTLSVAKEGLLRGIVGHTVMALPYGISLMYPRSEKFERSLFEASQDLGYSKFKTWFKTYFIYMIPSIIFVGLVAAFLSFDDFIILKTTTNTSTLGTKLYEGNFRGWGLVVGAAVLTLTLIGNAIYIAYKVRKNKLKKIAPKGNNEN; this is encoded by the coding sequence ATGTCTAAATTTACTGAATTTCTAAAGAAAAGTTATATTTATATAATTTTGGCATTAACATACATTCCATTATGTTTTGCAGCAATTTTTAGTTTTAACAAACCTAGTGATAAGGGTTATTTATCATCTAAATGAAACACATTTAGTGCCGAAGCATGAACCACATTCTTTGACGGCGGACGTGACGTAGCGTTAATTAACTCAGTAATTATTGCAATTTTTACAGCAGTTTTAGTTATTTCAATTTCATTAGTTACTGTTTTTGCTTTATGAAGACAAAAGAATAAAAATTACGAAAGGGTAATTAAATCAGTCAACAACATACCTTTGATTAACCCTGATAACATAACAGCTATTGGCTTGGTGCTTGTGTTCTCGTTCTTTTTTGGAACACTATCAGTTGCTAAAGAAGGTTTATTAAGAGGGATTGTTGGACATACAGTTATGGCGTTGCCATATGGCATTAGTTTAATGTATCCACGAAGCGAAAAATTTGAACGTTCTCTTTTTGAAGCAAGTCAAGATTTAGGTTATTCTAAATTTAAAACTTGATTCAAAACCTATTTTATATACATGATTCCTTCAATAATTTTTGTTGGATTAGTCGCTGCCTTTCTTTCATTTGATGATTTCATAATTTTAAAAACAACTACCAATACATCAACGTTAGGTACAAAACTTTATGAAGGTAACTTCAGAGGTTGAGGTCTTGTTGTTGGTGCTGCCGTCCTTACATTAACTTTAATTGGAAATGCTATTTATATCGCATACAAAGTTCGTAAAAATAAACTTAAAAAAATAGCACCGAAAGGCAACAATGAAAACTAA
- a CDS encoding ABC transporter ATP-binding protein, with protein MIKMLKMLPKKIKFTFISGAIIAFIAVIVSLLLPNFISQFIRLIFDDKELQTIELLSGKITLFKDKPRNEVRDWLIIMIAIQTAITALLTFAFTAIFVYGAEQCSYFYRMKLYDKINSLSLKNISDLKPESIMTKISNDVAVFWDFLVVGFSTMIRGFMMIVGGIIMAFMVNTTMALVITPVIPGLLILIAIIGKITSPLIKRTQKNLEYVTKNIDENIKGSRTIKTYNLENKRSKQFSGSNETWYKLSVKFNSIISILHPVFYTLINFVVIGIFMVVRHQTLEHVATATDLVNMNIFIEYLWTIGFGIILLTVFIIFGFKAKVSAGRLMEIFNAKADKLYVENGIKISDITNRNEPNYDLNIKNLNFKYYQDNPNYALTDINLNVPFKTSLGIIGLFASGKSTLVSLLLNNYVYNEGSITIGGHEVNQINTKQLLDTVGIVYQDPMLYSGTIRTNMLWAKPDATDEEINLALKNACAYDFVYKFDDNLNHPVTQGATNLSGGQKQRISIARTLLRKPKILILDDSTSALDNITTKTVINNIIKNYDCSTILISQKIGALKNCDKIAVMDSGRIIDQGSHEHLVKNCPFYEQIHQNQLEQ; from the coding sequence ATGATTAAAATGTTAAAAATGCTACCAAAAAAAATTAAATTCACATTTATTTCAGGGGCAATAATAGCTTTTATTGCTGTTATTGTTAGTTTGCTTTTACCAAATTTTATATCTCAATTTATAAGATTAATTTTTGATGATAAAGAATTACAAACAATTGAACTATTGAGTGGAAAAATTACTTTATTTAAAGATAAACCGCGAAATGAGGTTAGAGACTGACTAATAATAATGATTGCTATTCAAACCGCAATAACTGCTCTATTAACATTTGCGTTTACAGCTATATTTGTATATGGTGCAGAGCAATGCTCATATTTTTATAGAATGAAACTATATGACAAGATTAATAGTTTAAGTTTAAAAAATATTTCTGATTTAAAACCAGAATCAATTATGACTAAAATTTCTAATGATGTTGCTGTCTTTTGAGACTTTTTAGTTGTTGGTTTTAGTACGATGATACGTGGTTTTATGATGATTGTCGGCGGGATAATAATGGCCTTTATGGTTAATACAACAATGGCACTCGTTATCACGCCTGTTATTCCCGGTCTACTTATATTAATTGCAATAATAGGTAAAATAACAAGTCCCTTAATTAAGAGAACGCAAAAAAATCTTGAGTATGTTACAAAAAATATTGATGAAAACATTAAGGGATCTCGAACGATAAAAACATACAATCTCGAAAATAAAAGAAGTAAGCAATTCTCTGGTTCTAATGAAACATGATACAAATTAAGTGTTAAATTTAACTCGATAATTTCAATTCTTCATCCTGTGTTCTATACATTAATTAATTTTGTTGTAATTGGAATATTCATGGTAGTAAGACACCAAACACTAGAGCATGTTGCAACAGCAACTGACTTAGTTAATATGAACATTTTTATTGAATACTTATGAACAATTGGTTTTGGAATTATTTTATTAACTGTATTTATTATTTTTGGTTTTAAGGCAAAGGTATCAGCCGGAAGATTAATGGAAATATTTAATGCAAAAGCAGATAAATTGTATGTTGAAAATGGAATTAAAATTTCGGATATCACCAACCGAAATGAACCAAATTATGATTTAAATATCAAAAATTTAAACTTTAAATATTATCAAGATAATCCAAACTACGCCTTAACTGATATTAATCTAAACGTTCCGTTCAAAACTTCGCTAGGAATTATTGGGTTATTTGCCTCGGGAAAATCGACTCTTGTATCGTTGCTGTTAAATAATTATGTATACAATGAAGGTTCTATAACTATTGGCGGACACGAAGTTAACCAAATCAACACCAAACAATTATTAGACACTGTGGGTATAGTTTATCAAGACCCAATGTTATATTCTGGAACCATTAGAACGAATATGCTATGAGCCAAACCCGATGCCACTGACGAAGAAATAAATCTAGCCTTAAAAAATGCTTGCGCTTATGATTTTGTGTATAAGTTCGATGATAATCTAAATCACCCAGTTACACAAGGTGCTACAAACCTTTCAGGCGGACAAAAACAAAGAATTTCAATTGCTAGAACACTTTTACGGAAACCTAAGATTTTAATCCTAGACGATTCAACGAGTGCACTGGACAATATCACAACCAAAACAGTAATTAATAATATTATTAAAAATTATGACTGTAGCACTATTCTAATTTCTCAAAAAATTGGCGCATTAAAAAATTGCGATAAAATCGCTGTAATGGATTCAGGTCGCATTATTGACCAAGGTAGCCACGAGCACTTAGTCAAAAATTGTCCTTTCTATGAACAAATTCATCAAAATCAATTAGAACAATAA
- a CDS encoding ABC transporter ATP-binding protein gives MKLKRKLGSTLGIIKLVNKYSGKSRWLLYLGFLTTLINSIAYIAGTVITGLIVSHVFTPEAFQEPTKFNHNYFNLMVSLMSLSFLTYAVFRFVEFRIYIICGYATAKNMRKIAMDKLLKMPVSFYDKKKTGDLISTLVNDVNNISVSLSQILNQVLSNITHLVITAIMMFLYSFTISLITGVITAILFSVAAVMIHKARPRIEAVWDGFGDLNAFVEESVKNMKITKTFGRQKESTEKFKKIAKHIYKNALVADLYGQIANPWFIMSTNIVVLVCAVLALVFKNYNLPLWALMPHPNGPDAGFIVAYVGLVFNITGALQTITNTIFASQNGVVSSERVKELVNLEPPKELSNQVDLTNVKGHIKFDHVWFRYNTSKDEWHLKDASFQALPGQSIALVGATGAGKTTVINLLSKFYDYEKGSITIDGIELKNITKTSLTNAMAVVLQDSFMFKDSVYNNILIGNKDASQQQVYDAADIVSAHQTILRLEKGYDTKLQDNDMLLSKGQKQLLAIARAVLGDKKILILDEATSNIDSNTEKIIQDALSNTIMKNKTSIVIAHRLSTIKNADLILYVEDGYIVEQGTHEQLLAQQGKYASLYKSQFA, from the coding sequence ATGAAATTAAAACGTAAACTTGGTTCAACCCTTGGCATTATTAAGTTAGTTAATAAATATTCTGGAAAATCAAGATGATTATTGTATTTAGGATTTTTAACTACCTTAATTAATTCGATTGCTTATATTGCGGGTACCGTTATTACTGGTTTAATAGTTTCACATGTTTTTACACCCGAAGCATTTCAAGAACCAACAAAGTTCAATCATAACTACTTTAATTTGATGGTGTCATTAATGAGTTTATCATTCTTGACTTATGCAGTATTTAGATTTGTAGAATTTAGAATTTATATAATTTGTGGTTATGCAACAGCTAAAAATATGCGTAAAATTGCAATGGATAAATTACTAAAAATGCCTGTTTCTTTCTATGATAAGAAAAAAACTGGAGACCTTATTTCCACTTTGGTTAATGATGTTAATAACATTTCAGTGTCTTTAAGTCAAATTTTAAACCAAGTTCTTTCAAATATAACTCACCTAGTAATCACTGCAATTATGATGTTTCTATACAGCTTCACAATTTCATTAATTACAGGTGTTATTACTGCAATATTATTCTCGGTTGCTGCCGTTATGATTCACAAAGCGCGCCCACGAATTGAAGCTGTTTGAGATGGCTTTGGTGATTTGAACGCGTTTGTTGAAGAAAGCGTTAAGAATATGAAAATCACCAAAACCTTTGGCCGTCAAAAAGAATCAACTGAAAAATTCAAAAAAATTGCTAAACACATCTATAAAAACGCATTAGTTGCTGACTTATATGGGCAAATTGCCAATCCATGATTTATCATGTCTACTAATATCGTTGTCTTAGTCTGCGCAGTCTTGGCATTGGTGTTCAAAAACTATAATCTTCCGCTATGAGCATTGATGCCCCACCCAAATGGTCCAGATGCAGGATTTATAGTTGCTTATGTTGGTTTAGTCTTCAATATTACTGGTGCATTGCAAACAATTACCAACACAATATTTGCTTCACAAAATGGGGTAGTTTCTTCAGAAAGAGTTAAAGAATTAGTTAATTTAGAACCACCTAAAGAATTATCAAATCAAGTAGATTTAACCAATGTCAAAGGTCACATTAAATTTGACCATGTATGGTTTAGATACAACACTTCTAAAGATGAATGACACCTAAAAGACGCGTCCTTCCAAGCATTGCCTGGCCAAAGCATAGCTTTAGTTGGTGCGACCGGTGCTGGAAAAACTACCGTTATCAACTTATTAAGTAAATTTTATGATTACGAAAAAGGTTCAATAACAATTGACGGAATCGAATTAAAAAATATTACAAAAACTAGCCTAACAAACGCCATGGCTGTTGTTTTACAAGATTCATTTATGTTTAAAGATAGCGTTTACAACAATATTTTAATTGGCAACAAAGATGCTTCCCAACAACAAGTCTACGATGCCGCTGATATTGTCTCGGCTCACCAAACTATTTTACGTCTTGAAAAAGGTTACGATACTAAATTACAAGATAACGATATGTTACTTTCTAAGGGACAAAAACAACTACTAGCCATTGCTAGGGCAGTATTAGGTGATAAGAAAATATTAATTTTGGATGAAGCCACATCAAATATTGACTCTAACACCGAAAAAATAATTCAAGATGCGTTATCTAATACTATTATGAAAAATAAAACAAGCATTGTAATTGCGCATCGTTTAAGCACAATTAAAAATGCTGACTTGATTCTTTATGTTGAGGATGGCTACATTGTTGAGCAAGGCACACACGAACAATTACTTGCTCAACAAGGAAAATATGCCTCGTTATATAAATCACAATTCGCTTAA
- a CDS encoding ABC transporter permease yields MNSKLSTKLALNKRLLMLLPYIAIAIFLIILPVILIIVQAFTPRENFDNAQLVKEFNTWKIIGRSLKIGVISAILCLLIGFPYAYFTATSKSKILPIYAMSLILSPMIIFTIAKIYAIRGFFLSMFDEDVLNAEWFMILALTYLNLPYMIMPLYSVFRDMPKNIIEASGDLGYNKIKTLFKVVIPYSFKAILSGLSLIFLASATTFVISDKLLSNPAQLQTVGSLINQYSDASNAFELSAGSVLVLVVSAIFIGCYGIINFLPRAIIKLAKRGKHV; encoded by the coding sequence ATGAATTCTAAATTAAGCACAAAATTAGCTTTAAATAAGCGTTTATTGATGCTTTTGCCTTATATAGCAATCGCAATATTTTTGATAATTTTGCCTGTTATTTTAATCATTGTCCAAGCTTTTACTCCTAGAGAAAATTTTGACAATGCGCAGTTAGTTAAAGAATTCAATACTTGGAAAATTATTGGGCGTAGTTTAAAAATTGGTGTTATTTCAGCAATTCTTTGCCTATTAATTGGTTTTCCTTATGCGTATTTCACTGCTACATCGAAAAGCAAGATATTGCCAATATACGCAATGAGTTTAATTCTTTCACCGATGATTATTTTCACAATTGCTAAAATTTATGCAATTAGAGGGTTTTTCTTAAGCATGTTTGACGAGGATGTTTTAAATGCTGAATGATTTATGATTTTAGCTTTAACTTATTTAAACTTGCCTTACATGATAATGCCTCTATATTCAGTTTTTAGAGATATGCCTAAAAATATTATTGAAGCCAGTGGAGATTTAGGTTATAACAAAATAAAAACACTGTTTAAAGTTGTTATTCCTTACAGTTTTAAAGCAATATTAAGTGGTTTAAGCTTAATTTTCCTAGCTTCTGCTACTACATTTGTTATCAGCGATAAATTATTATCTAACCCAGCTCAATTACAGACGGTAGGGTCACTAATTAACCAATATTCAGATGCTTCAAACGCATTTGAATTATCTGCCGGTTCAGTACTAGTTTTAGTTGTAAGTGCAATTTTTATAGGTTGCTATGGAATAATTAATTTCTTACCACGAGCAATTATTAAATTAGCGAAAAGAGGTAAACATGTCTAA